The DNA sequence GATTTGGATTTTAATATCTCGGCGGCCATCCTGCGCGAGGCCATTGGATCCAAGCAACCGAGGGGATTCATCTCCTCGCGGCGTTCCTTTATCGTCTCCAAATCCACGTCCCCGGCCTCGATCCCGGCTATTTCCTTCGCATGTGCGAAGACCTCCGTGCCAATCATCCTTAAGAGGGTCTTCGCTATGGCGCCTGCTGCGACGAAGCCCGCGGTTATCCTCCCGGAGAATCTCCCGCCACCCCTATGATCATTGAAGCCCCCGTACTTCACATGGGCCGTGAAATCTGCGTGCCCCGGCCTAGGTAGGCTCCGCATCCGCTCATAGGCACTTTGATCGGCACCCTCGTTCCTAATNNNNNNNNNNGGGGCGCGCCCGTGGTCCGGCCCATGAAGAGCCCGCTGAGTATCTCCACCTCATCGCGCTCCCTCCTCTGGCTAACAAAATCTCCAACCCCCGGCCTCCTCCTATCCAATTCCTTCTGGATGTCCTCGCGCGCTAACCTCAGCCCGGCTGGGCAACCCTCCACAACAATCCCTACGCAAGGCCCATGGCTTTCGCCGAAGCTCATGACCCTGAACCTTTCGCCAAGCGAGTTCCCGCTCAAGCCCCCTCCCTCAATCTAACCCCTAAATTGGCCAAGCAATCCCAGAAGCTGGGCCAAGACTTGCCGACGCATTCAGCATCCTTGATGGCGACCCCGCCGATCTTCGCACCAAGCACCCCGAACGCCATCGCGATCCTATGATCCCCTTTGGGGTCTATCTCCGCTGGATGAAGCTCCGATCCCTCCACGAAGAAGCTGTCACCGATGACCTCGACCTTGGCGCCCATCTTCCCCAACCCCTCGGCCATCGCCGCCACCCTATCCGATTCTTTAAAGCGCAATCTCCTTATTCCGTAGATCTCGCTCCTCCCCCTCGCTGTGGCACATAGGGCCGCCAAGATCGGGAAGAGATCGGGGCAATTGGATACGTCCGCCCTTATAGCATTCAGATCCGATTCTTGCACGATAATCGATGAGTTGCGAACGAAAACTTTTCCACCCATTTTCTGGATTAAGGCAATGATCTCTTTATCTGCTTGGGGACTATTTAAATTGAG is a window from the Candidatus Bathyarchaeia archaeon genome containing:
- a CDS encoding chorismate synthase, whose translation is IRNEGADQSAYERMRSLPRPGHADFTAHVKYGGFNDHRGGGRFSGRITAGFVAAGAIAKTLLRMIGTEVFAHAKEIAGIEAGDVDLETIKERREEMNPLGCLDPMASRRMAAEILKSKSEGDSVGGIIECIVLNPP
- a CDS encoding chorismate synthase, giving the protein MSGNSLGERFRVMSFGESHGPCVGIVVEGCPAGLRLAREDIQKELDRRRPGVGDFVSQRRERDEVEILSGLFMGRTTGAP